One genomic window of Ottowia oryzae includes the following:
- the ahpF gene encoding alkyl hydroperoxide reductase subunit F, whose translation MLDDDIKQQLAAYLERVQQPFEMVATLGTDAKSTEMRELLQEIAGMRPDKITLRTDGQDARVPSFSLNRVGSDMKLRFAAIPLGHEFTSLILALLWTGGHPPKVEADVLEQIQNLDADLNFEIYMSLSCHNCPDVVQALSLMAIYNPRVKTTVIDGGMFQKEIEEREIMGVPTVYLNGEFFANGRMSVEEIVQKVDTGAAKRDAEKLSAKAPYEVLIVGGGPAGAAAAIYAARKGIRTGVVAERFGGQVNDTMEIANYPGVPETDGPHYAAALEQHVRNYEVDIMNTQRVAELVPAAQPGGLITVKLDNGGTLKSRTVILATGARWRNVNVPGEQEYKTKGVAYCPHCDGPLFKGKDVAVIGGGNSGVEAAIDLAGVVKHVHVVEFMPELKADQVLVKKLHSLPNVTVHTNKQTTEIHGTDGKVSSLDFKCREKGTLTQVPLEGVFVQIGLVPNTEWLGTTVERSKFGEIVIDAKGTTSVPGVFAAGDCTTVPYKQIVVAAGSGSTAALSAFDYLIRTPAPAASAPAAAETVAA comes from the coding sequence ATGTTGGACGACGACATCAAGCAACAACTTGCCGCCTATCTGGAGCGCGTGCAGCAACCGTTCGAGATGGTGGCCACGCTGGGCACGGACGCCAAGTCCACCGAAATGCGCGAACTGCTGCAAGAAATTGCCGGCATGCGCCCCGACAAGATCACCCTGCGCACCGACGGGCAGGACGCGCGCGTGCCCTCCTTCAGCCTGAACCGCGTGGGCAGCGACATGAAGCTGCGCTTTGCCGCGATTCCGCTGGGGCATGAGTTCACATCGCTGATCCTGGCGCTGCTGTGGACGGGCGGCCACCCGCCCAAAGTGGAGGCCGACGTGCTGGAGCAGATCCAGAACCTCGACGCAGACCTCAACTTCGAGATCTACATGAGCCTGTCGTGCCACAACTGCCCAGACGTGGTGCAGGCGCTGTCGCTGATGGCCATCTATAACCCGCGCGTCAAGACGACGGTCATCGACGGCGGCATGTTCCAGAAGGAAATCGAAGAGCGCGAGATCATGGGCGTGCCCACCGTGTACCTGAACGGCGAATTCTTCGCCAACGGGCGCATGAGCGTCGAAGAGATCGTGCAAAAAGTGGACACGGGCGCCGCCAAGCGCGACGCCGAGAAGCTGAGCGCCAAGGCGCCCTATGAAGTGCTGATCGTCGGCGGTGGCCCTGCTGGCGCCGCAGCGGCCATCTACGCGGCACGCAAAGGCATTCGCACCGGCGTGGTGGCCGAGCGCTTTGGCGGCCAGGTGAACGACACGATGGAAATCGCCAACTACCCCGGCGTGCCCGAAACCGACGGCCCCCACTACGCCGCCGCGCTGGAGCAGCACGTGCGCAACTACGAGGTGGACATCATGAACACCCAGCGCGTGGCCGAACTGGTGCCCGCGGCGCAGCCGGGCGGCCTGATCACCGTGAAGCTGGACAACGGCGGCACGCTGAAGAGCCGCACCGTGATCCTGGCCACCGGCGCGCGCTGGCGCAACGTGAACGTGCCGGGCGAGCAGGAATACAAGACCAAGGGCGTGGCCTACTGCCCGCACTGCGACGGCCCCTTGTTCAAGGGCAAGGACGTGGCGGTGATCGGCGGCGGCAACTCCGGCGTGGAAGCGGCTATTGACCTGGCTGGCGTGGTCAAGCACGTGCACGTGGTCGAGTTCATGCCCGAGCTGAAGGCCGACCAGGTGCTGGTCAAAAAGCTGCACAGCCTGCCCAACGTGACGGTGCACACCAACAAGCAGACCACAGAGATCCACGGCACAGACGGCAAAGTCAGCTCGCTGGACTTCAAATGCCGCGAAAAAGGCACGCTGACCCAGGTGCCGCTGGAAGGCGTATTCGTGCAGATCGGCCTGGTGCCCAACACCGAATGGCTGGGCACGACGGTGGAGCGCAGCAAGTTCGGCGAGATCGTGATCGACGCCAAAGGCACCACCAGCGTGCCGGGTGTGTTCGCGGCCGGCGACTGCACCACGGTGCCGTACAAGCAGATCGTGGTGGCGGCCGGCTCGGGTTCAACCGCCGCGCTGAGCGCGTTCGACTACCTGATCCGCACGCCTGCGCCGGCCGCCAGTGCGCCTGCAGCCGCCGAGACAGTGGCTGCCTGA